A single region of the Cucumis melo cultivar AY chromosome 3, USDA_Cmelo_AY_1.0, whole genome shotgun sequence genome encodes:
- the LOC103485453 gene encoding uncharacterized protein LOC103485453, with protein sequence MVGLSTEEKLFIQVGISQDLGTDGRGRLTYRPISIETDVISQANGSTRVRIGGIEVIIATVKGHASNSPAKDSKLGRPNPIQHDKGKVSISVDCSPTAELAFEVGLCGSFAPYGLYGLRCMVEKLLHSCPFPERVDSCVWLVFVLFYGFIEVKETIGFLGGWCLLGGKSGSALGAGIDLSTLIVVERKLCWDLHIEGLVLSSEGNLLNALGAAIKSNTSGVSAIFTLTKVGKHYIIDATLEEESQMSSTISISINRHGHIYGLTKRGGVEVDISIILDMISVGKHVSDE encoded by the exons ATGGTAGGCCTTTCAACTGAAGAGAAGCTTTTCATACAAGTTGGTATTTCTCAGGATCTTGGTACTGATGGTCGAGGGAGGCTAACTTATCGACCCATCTCTATTGAAACTGATGTGATCTCTCAG GCAAATGGTTCGACAAGGGTTCGAATCGGAGGTATTGAAGTTATAATTGCTACAGTGAAG GGTCATGCTTCTAATTCTCCTGCAAAAGATt CTAAACTTGGAAGGCCTAATCCTATACAACATGACAAAGGGAAGGTCTCAATCTCTGTTGATTGTAGTCCGACTGCAGAGCTGGCGTTTGAGGTGGG ACTTTGTGGATCTTTTGCCCCTTACGGTCTCTATGGACTTcgg TGCATGGTGGAGAAGCTTCTTCACTCCTGCCCATTTCCTGAAAGGGTCGATTCTTGTGTTTGGCTTGTTTTTGTGCTATTTTATGGTTTCATTGAGGTGAAAGAAACAATAGGCTTTTTAGGTGGATGGTGTCTCTTAGGTGGAAAGAGTGGTTCAG CCTTAGGGGCTGGGATTGACCTTTCAACTTTGATAGTTGTGGAAAGGAAGCTTTGCTGGGATCTCCATATCGAGGGGTTGGTCTTAAGCTCAGAGGGCAATCTTCTAAACGCTCTTGGTGCTGCCATTAAG TCCAACACATCTGGGGTTTCAGCCATTTTTACGTTGACCAAAGTGGGTAAGCACTACATCATTGATGCTACTTTGGAAGAAGAATCTCAAATGAGTTCTACAATCTCTATATCCATCAACAGGCATGGTCACATTTATGGGTTGACTAAACGTGGGGGTGTCGAGGTTGATATAAGCATAATCCTCGATATGATATCTGTGGGCAAACATGTCAGCGATGAGTAG